In Clostridium sp. JN-1, one genomic interval encodes:
- a CDS encoding methionine ABC transporter ATP-binding protein has translation MIKINNVNKNFGKNQVLKDINLHINKGEIFGIIGQSGAGKSTLLRCLNGLESYDSGSVKIDEKEIKDMKSKEIREFRKKIGMIFQNFNLLNRKTVYENVSLPMEVWGYGKKEIDEKVLKLLKIVGLQDKANSKPRNLSGGQKQRVAIARAMSLDPEVLLCDEATSALDPKTTKSILQLLKKINDELNITIVIVTHQMEVIKQVCQRVAVMENGQIKDVGYVKDLFLKPNNNLKSLLGEDKTLPETGVNIRIFFPKEISTQSIITSMARELDIDISIVWGKLEKFRNDVLGSLVINFDGEHKDKICNFLSSKNIKWEVEQNGIN, from the coding sequence ATGATAAAAATAAATAATGTAAATAAAAACTTTGGAAAAAATCAAGTACTGAAAGATATAAATTTGCATATAAACAAGGGGGAGATATTTGGAATAATAGGACAAAGTGGTGCTGGTAAATCTACACTCTTAAGGTGCTTGAATGGACTTGAAAGTTATGATAGTGGAAGTGTAAAGATAGATGAGAAAGAAATAAAAGATATGAAATCAAAGGAAATAAGAGAGTTTAGAAAAAAGATTGGAATGATATTTCAAAATTTTAACTTGCTAAATAGAAAGACAGTATATGAAAATGTATCTCTTCCTATGGAAGTATGGGGATATGGTAAAAAAGAAATAGACGAAAAAGTCTTAAAATTGCTAAAAATTGTTGGACTTCAAGATAAAGCCAATAGCAAACCTAGAAATTTAAGCGGCGGACAAAAGCAGAGGGTTGCAATAGCAAGGGCAATGTCTTTAGATCCAGAAGTTCTCTTATGTGATGAAGCAACATCGGCATTAGATCCTAAAACTACAAAGTCTATACTACAGCTTTTAAAAAAGATAAATGATGAATTAAATATAACTATAGTTATAGTAACTCACCAGATGGAAGTAATTAAGCAGGTATGTCAAAGGGTTGCAGTTATGGAAAATGGACAAATAAAGGATGTAGGATATGTAAAAGACTTATTTTTAAAGCCAAACAATAATTTAAAAAGTCTCTTAGGAGAAGACAAAACTCTTCCTGAAACGGGAGTGAATATAAGAATATTCTTCCCCAAGGAAATAAGTACTCAAAGTATAATAACTTCTATGGCAAGAGAGCTTGATATAGATATTTCTATAGTTTGGGGAAAACTTGAGAAGTTCAGAAATGATGTACTTGGAAGTCTTGTAATAAATTTTGATGGAGAACATAAGGACAAAATATGTAATTTCTTATCTTCAAAAAATATAAAATGGGAGGTAGAACAAAATGGAATTAATTAA
- a CDS encoding undecaprenyl diphosphate synthase family protein, whose amino-acid sequence MRIPNHIGIIPDGNRRWAVSNGLKKEDGYSWGLEPGMKLFKICKKLGVRELTYYGFTVDNTKRPAVQTKSFTKACIEAVNMLSKEDASLLVIGNTKSPMFPKELLPYVNRKKFGNGSMKVNFLVNYGWEWDLSNIKSHTGNSAKNIIKCLKSSDVSRLDLIIRWGGRRRLSGFLPVQSVYSDFYIIDDLWPNFKPDHISEALQWYDHQDITLGG is encoded by the coding sequence GTGAGAATTCCAAATCATATAGGAATAATACCTGATGGTAACAGAAGATGGGCCGTCAGCAATGGATTAAAAAAAGAAGATGGATACTCATGGGGTCTTGAACCAGGTATGAAATTATTTAAGATATGTAAGAAATTAGGTGTAAGAGAACTTACTTATTATGGTTTTACTGTTGACAATACTAAGAGACCTGCAGTTCAAACCAAATCATTCACTAAAGCTTGTATAGAAGCCGTAAACATGCTTTCAAAAGAAGACGCTTCCTTACTCGTAATAGGAAATACAAAATCTCCTATGTTTCCAAAAGAACTTCTCCCGTATGTAAATAGAAAAAAGTTTGGTAATGGTTCTATGAAAGTAAACTTTTTGGTCAATTATGGTTGGGAATGGGACTTATCAAATATTAAATCACATACTGGAAATAGTGCTAAAAATATAATTAAATGTTTAAAATCTAGCGATGTAAGTAGGTTAGATTTAATAATAAGATGGGGAGGCAGAAGGAGATTAAGTGGTTTCTTACCAGTACAATCTGTATACTCAGATTTTTATATAATTGATGATTTGTGGCCTAACTTCAAACCAGATCATATATCCGAAGCATTACAATGGTATGATCATCAAGACATAACACTAGGCGGCTAA
- a CDS encoding PhzF family phenazine biosynthesis protein has protein sequence MRQYVVDAFTDKVFGGNPAAVCVMDKWLDDETILNITMENNLSETAFAVKEGENYKLRWFTPGGEIDLCGHATLAAAYIIMTFVEPSLKEVRFETLSGILTVNKNDELLEMDFPAYELKKVEVTDAMVEAIGVRPVEAWMSRDLLCVLENEEDVCSMNPNIEKVKELDGLLLQVTAKGKNFDCVSRSFAPKLNVPEDPVCGSGHCHIVPFWANKIKKNNIIAYQASRRGGTLYCKVEGNRIKMSGKAALYSIADINF, from the coding sequence ATGAGACAATATGTAGTGGATGCTTTTACTGACAAAGTATTTGGTGGAAATCCAGCAGCAGTTTGTGTGATGGACAAATGGCTTGATGATGAAACTATATTAAATATTACCATGGAAAATAATTTATCTGAAACTGCCTTTGCAGTAAAGGAAGGTGAAAATTATAAACTTAGATGGTTTACTCCTGGAGGTGAAATAGATCTCTGTGGGCATGCGACTTTGGCTGCGGCATATATAATAATGACATTTGTAGAACCAAGTTTGAAAGAGGTTCGTTTCGAAACTTTAAGTGGTATTTTGACAGTCAATAAAAATGATGAACTTTTAGAAATGGATTTTCCAGCATATGAACTAAAAAAAGTGGAAGTAACTGATGCCATGGTTGAGGCAATTGGTGTACGTCCCGTTGAGGCATGGATGTCTAGAGATTTACTTTGCGTATTAGAAAATGAAGAAGATGTTTGCAGCATGAATCCTAATATAGAAAAAGTTAAGGAACTAGACGGTTTGCTTTTGCAAGTTACAGCAAAAGGAAAAAACTTTGACTGTGTATCACGTTCATTCGCTCCTAAACTTAATGTGCCAGAGGACCCGGTTTGCGGTTCAGGTCACTGCCATATAGTTCCGTTTTGGGCAAATAAGATAAAAAAGAACAATATTATTGCATATCAAGCTTCGAGGAGAGGTGGAACCTTGTATTGCAAAGTTGAGGGCAACCGCATTAAAATGAGTGGAAAAGCAGCACTGTATTCTATTGCAGACATCAATTTCTAA
- a CDS encoding aminotransferase class V-fold PLP-dependent enzyme, with product MYYNGSKCNYKNLVAGTNSRIINKNGKFVKAINFDNAATTPPFYSVLQQIMSFSEYYSSIHRGAGFKSEFSSKIYEDSRKTICDFVHCNYEENTVIYVKNTTEAINKLSYLLYNKNKNLIILSTRMEHHSNDLPWRNKFKTDYIEVDELGKLKLEDLEYKLRKYINNDKLVCITGASNVTGYKNPIYKIAKLCHSYNAKILVDGAQLVPHCPIYMNSISSEDHIDYLVFSAHKMYAPFGIGVLIGPKETFIAADPEYRGGGTIKLVTDDSVVWADPPDKNEAGSPNVMGVVALLAAIRTLNNIGMENVDRYEMSIYRYALKRLKSIPNITIGCDTNANCSKVAIIPFNIDGIFHETTAKLLSSISQISVRSGCFCAQPYVQRLLKISNSKINYYKNHPDCKRPGFVRLSFALYNTYSEIDILADTLKYIIKTR from the coding sequence ATGTATTATAATGGATCAAAATGTAACTACAAAAATTTAGTAGCTGGTACAAATTCTCGCATTATTAATAAAAATGGAAAATTTGTAAAAGCCATAAATTTTGATAATGCAGCTACTACTCCTCCTTTTTATTCTGTACTGCAGCAGATAATGAGTTTTTCGGAATACTACTCTTCTATCCACAGGGGAGCTGGATTTAAATCCGAATTTTCCTCTAAAATTTACGAAGACTCTAGAAAAACAATATGTGATTTTGTCCACTGCAATTACGAAGAAAATACAGTTATATATGTTAAAAATACTACTGAAGCCATAAACAAATTATCTTATCTCTTATATAATAAAAATAAAAATTTAATAATACTCTCCACTAGAATGGAACATCACTCCAATGACTTGCCATGGAGAAATAAATTTAAAACTGACTATATAGAAGTAGATGAATTGGGTAAATTAAAACTTGAAGATTTAGAATATAAATTAAGAAAATATATAAATAACGATAAGTTAGTATGTATTACAGGAGCTTCAAATGTAACAGGATATAAGAATCCAATATATAAAATAGCTAAATTGTGTCACTCTTACAATGCTAAAATACTTGTAGACGGTGCTCAATTAGTACCTCATTGTCCTATATATATGAATTCTATATCTAGTGAAGATCATATTGACTACTTAGTATTTTCAGCCCACAAGATGTATGCTCCATTTGGTATTGGAGTCCTAATAGGACCTAAAGAGACATTTATTGCTGCAGATCCTGAATATAGAGGGGGTGGAACGATAAAGCTCGTAACCGATGATTCTGTAGTATGGGCAGACCCTCCAGATAAAAATGAAGCAGGTTCACCTAATGTAATGGGAGTAGTTGCCTTGCTTGCAGCTATACGAACACTTAACAATATTGGCATGGAAAATGTTGATAGATACGAGATGAGTATATACAGATATGCTTTAAAAAGATTGAAGTCTATACCAAATATTACAATAGGATGTGATACTAACGCAAATTGCAGCAAAGTTGCAATAATCCCATTTAATATAGATGGAATTTTTCATGAAACTACTGCCAAATTATTGTCCTCTATATCACAAATTTCTGTGAGAAGCGGATGTTTTTGTGCTCAGCCATATGTACAAAGACTCCTTAAAATATCTAATTCAAAAATAAATTACTATAAAAATCATCCAGATTGTAAACGTCCGGGATTTGTAAGATTAAGTTTTGCTCTCTATAACACTTATTCTGAAATAGATATACTCGCTGATACACTTAAATATATAATTAAAACTAGATAA
- a CDS encoding class I SAM-dependent methyltransferase, with protein MDKLFLEELLKNISAESFVANFWDGTSKKFGDGESKFKVTFNKPISKKAIMEDPSLAFGEAYMNGDIDFEGSIQEIIESIYRNKESFLHNHKLIDKLFKSKGTSIKEQKQDISHHYDIGNDFYSLWLDKNLNYSCAYFKNEDDSLDQAQINKVDYILKKLNLKPGQSLLDIGCGWGYLILKAAKLYNVHTVGITLSKEQYTKVKERIKENQLENLVEVEFLDYRELPKLNRKFDRVVSIGMIEHVGSANIPLYMQTVEKVLKDHGVFLLHCITGLLETECNKWIRRYIFPGGYIPSVRELISSFPDLDFHLVDAESLRLHYCKTLENWAFNFEAHLDEVRQKFDERFIRMWRLYLNSCAASFHYGTIDIHQFIITKDLNNELPMTRDYLYTHDS; from the coding sequence ATGGATAAACTATTTCTTGAAGAATTATTAAAAAACATTTCTGCAGAATCTTTTGTAGCTAATTTTTGGGATGGTACATCTAAAAAATTCGGAGATGGTGAATCTAAATTTAAAGTAACATTTAATAAACCAATAAGTAAAAAGGCTATTATGGAAGATCCAAGTTTAGCTTTTGGAGAAGCTTATATGAATGGTGACATTGATTTTGAAGGAAGTATACAGGAAATTATAGAATCTATATATAGAAATAAAGAAAGCTTTCTTCACAATCACAAATTAATTGACAAACTTTTTAAATCAAAAGGTACATCAATAAAAGAACAAAAACAGGATATATCCCATCATTATGATATTGGTAATGATTTTTATAGTTTATGGCTTGATAAAAATTTAAATTATTCTTGTGCATACTTTAAAAATGAAGATGATAGCTTAGATCAAGCTCAAATAAATAAGGTAGATTATATACTAAAAAAGTTAAATTTAAAGCCAGGTCAAAGTCTCTTAGATATAGGCTGCGGTTGGGGTTATTTAATACTAAAGGCTGCAAAATTGTATAATGTTCATACTGTTGGAATAACTTTAAGTAAAGAACAATATACAAAAGTTAAAGAAAGAATAAAAGAAAATCAACTGGAGAACTTAGTTGAAGTTGAATTTTTAGATTATAGAGAATTACCTAAATTAAATAGAAAGTTTGATAGAGTAGTAAGTATTGGTATGATCGAGCATGTAGGGTCAGCTAATATCCCACTATATATGCAAACTGTAGAAAAAGTATTAAAAGATCACGGTGTTTTCTTACTACACTGTATTACAGGTCTTTTAGAAACTGAATGTAATAAATGGATTAGAAGGTACATCTTCCCCGGCGGATATATTCCATCTGTGAGGGAACTAATATCTTCCTTTCCAGACTTAGACTTTCACCTTGTAGATGCCGAAAGTCTTAGACTTCATTACTGTAAAACTCTCGAAAATTGGGCTTTTAATTTTGAAGCTCATCTCGATGAAGTACGACAAAAATTTGATGAAAGATTTATTAGAATGTGGAGACTTTACTTAAATTCTTGTGCAGCATCTTTTCATTACGGCACAATTGACATACATCAATTTATAATAACTAAAGACTTAAATAACGAATTACCAATGACAAGGGATTATTTATACACCCATGATTCATAA
- a CDS encoding cation diffusion facilitator family transporter: MNKNNAAALSIFSNSLLIIFKFTAGIIIGSVSVISEAIHSSIDLLASFIAYFSIKKASKSEDYEHPFGHGKYENLSGFIEAILIFIAAALIIFEAVKKIIYGSNIESVGPGLLVMGVSALINLFISRTLMKIAKKTESIALEADGTHLFTDVITAFGVFLGLLLVKITGIKIIDPITAVIVGFLIIKTSVDLTRKSIKDLVDSKLSDKDINKLLNVINSHKEIKGYHNLRTRQCGDEKQIDIHLNVARTSSLIQAHDICTTVEKEIYNIFPKSYVVIHAEPEQQKNKLPGE, translated from the coding sequence ATGAACAAAAATAATGCAGCTGCTTTATCTATATTCTCTAATTCGCTGCTTATAATATTTAAATTTACAGCCGGGATTATAATAGGATCTGTTAGTGTTATTTCCGAAGCAATCCATTCTTCTATAGATTTATTAGCAAGCTTTATAGCTTATTTTTCTATAAAGAAGGCATCCAAGTCAGAAGATTATGAACATCCTTTTGGACATGGCAAGTATGAAAACCTATCTGGCTTTATAGAAGCAATTTTAATATTTATAGCAGCTGCTTTAATAATTTTTGAAGCAGTAAAAAAAATTATATACGGGTCAAATATAGAATCTGTTGGTCCTGGGTTATTAGTTATGGGAGTATCAGCTTTAATTAATCTCTTTATTTCAAGGACACTCATGAAAATTGCTAAAAAGACGGAATCTATAGCACTTGAAGCAGATGGTACACATTTATTTACAGATGTAATAACAGCTTTTGGTGTATTTTTAGGTCTGTTACTTGTAAAAATAACTGGAATAAAGATCATAGATCCTATAACTGCTGTTATAGTAGGATTTCTAATAATAAAAACTTCAGTAGACCTAACTAGAAAGTCAATAAAAGATTTGGTTGACAGCAAACTGTCCGATAAAGATATAAATAAGCTTTTAAATGTAATAAATTCACACAAAGAAATAAAAGGCTATCACAATCTAAGAACAAGACAATGTGGAGATGAAAAGCAAATTGATATCCATTTAAATGTAGCTAGAACGTCATCTTTAATACAAGCCCATGATATCTGCACTACTGTTGAAAAAGAAATATACAACATTTTTCCTAAATCGTATGTTGTTATACATGCTGAACCAGAACAGCAAAAAAACAAACTTCCAGGAGAATAA
- the mnmA gene encoding tRNA 2-thiouridine(34) synthase MnmA, with protein sequence MNKKVVVGMSGGVDSSVTAYLLKQQGYDVIGITMQVWQEDEEYEANEGGCCSLSSVEDARRVAYKLDIPFYVVNFKEIFKKDVIDYFIDEYMNGRTPNPCIACNKYIKFDALLKKAMDLGARYVATGHYAVIEKQNGRYIIRKSEDDKKDQTYVLYNLSQFQLAHTLMPCGIYKKEHIREIAKNIGLLVHNKKDSEEICFIPDNNHGRYIKKQVPDKVRNGNFVDKKGNVLGRHKGIVYYTIGQRKGLGTSFGKPMYVIDINPLTNEVVLGDEGDIFKTELIAKDINFIPFESLQGTMEVESKVRYSSKPSRAWITQLEDGRVKVKFEEKQRAITKGQSVVFYSKDLLVGGGIIDEIL encoded by the coding sequence ATGAATAAAAAAGTTGTTGTTGGAATGAGTGGAGGAGTAGATAGTTCTGTAACGGCATATTTGCTAAAACAGCAGGGATATGATGTTATAGGAATAACTATGCAGGTATGGCAGGAAGACGAAGAATATGAGGCAAATGAAGGAGGCTGCTGTTCATTAAGTTCTGTAGAAGATGCGAGAAGAGTTGCCTATAAACTTGATATTCCATTTTATGTTGTTAACTTTAAAGAAATATTTAAAAAAGATGTTATAGATTATTTCATAGATGAGTATATGAATGGAAGGACTCCAAATCCATGCATAGCTTGTAATAAGTATATAAAGTTTGATGCACTCTTAAAGAAAGCCATGGATTTAGGAGCAAGATATGTAGCTACAGGTCATTATGCTGTTATAGAAAAGCAAAATGGAAGGTATATAATAAGAAAATCAGAAGATGACAAAAAGGATCAAACATATGTATTATATAATTTAAGTCAATTTCAATTGGCTCATACATTAATGCCATGTGGAATATACAAAAAGGAACATATAAGGGAAATTGCAAAGAACATAGGATTACTTGTTCATAATAAAAAAGATAGTGAAGAAATATGTTTTATACCTGATAATAATCATGGTAGATATATAAAAAAACAAGTACCGGATAAAGTAAGAAATGGAAATTTTGTAGACAAAAAAGGAAATGTACTTGGAAGACATAAGGGAATAGTATATTATACAATAGGTCAAAGAAAAGGACTTGGAACTTCATTTGGTAAACCAATGTATGTTATAGACATAAATCCGCTTACAAATGAAGTTGTTCTTGGAGATGAAGGAGATATATTTAAAACAGAATTAATTGCAAAAGATATAAATTTCATACCATTTGAAAGTCTTCAAGGTACTATGGAAGTAGAATCCAAGGTTAGATATTCATCAAAACCTTCAAGAGCTTGGATAACTCAATTAGAAGATGGAAGAGTAAAAGTAAAATTTGAAGAAAAACAAAGAGCCATAACAAAAGGACAGTCAGTAGTATTTTATTCTAAAGACTTACTTGTTGGCGGCGGAATTATAGATGAAATTTTATAA
- the nifS gene encoding cysteine desulfurase NifS produces MSKEIYMDYAATTYIKPEVIEEMKLYIDEYFGNASSVYHISRKTKMAIDASRQRIASAINSNVDEIYFTSGGSESDNWALKGIASAHKVKGKHIITTSIEHHAVINTCKYLEKLGFDVTYLPVNKYGKIELKDLRKAVRNDTIIVSVMFANNEIGTIQPIKQIGDFCRQRKIIFHTDAVQAVGNIQIDVKDMNIDLLSMSSHKFYGPKGVGALYIRKGIRIDNLIHGGSQERGRRAGTYNTPGIVGIGKALDIAVQNLEVQKDRLTKLRDMFIQKLLKIQGTSINGALGEDRLPGNINVSFKGVDAETLLMMLDARGICVSAGSACSAGALEPSHVLIAIGLTPKLARSSIRFTIGSGTAEEEINYVVEVVKECIEKLKDNK; encoded by the coding sequence ATGAGTAAAGAAATTTATATGGATTATGCAGCAACTACTTATATAAAACCTGAAGTTATTGAAGAGATGAAATTGTATATAGATGAGTACTTTGGAAATGCTTCATCTGTTTATCATATATCTAGAAAAACTAAAATGGCTATAGATGCTTCAAGACAGAGGATAGCTAGTGCCATAAATTCCAATGTAGATGAAATATACTTTACTTCGGGAGGATCAGAATCCGATAACTGGGCACTTAAAGGAATAGCTTCTGCACATAAAGTCAAGGGAAAACATATTATAACTACTTCCATAGAACATCATGCAGTAATAAATACGTGTAAGTATCTAGAAAAGTTAGGATTCGATGTTACTTATCTTCCAGTAAATAAGTATGGAAAAATTGAACTTAAAGATTTGAGGAAAGCAGTAAGAAATGATACCATAATTGTATCAGTAATGTTTGCAAACAATGAAATAGGAACCATACAGCCAATTAAACAAATTGGCGACTTTTGCAGACAAAGAAAAATTATATTTCACACAGATGCAGTTCAAGCAGTTGGAAACATACAAATTGATGTTAAAGATATGAATATAGATTTGCTTTCGATGTCATCTCATAAATTTTATGGTCCAAAGGGTGTTGGAGCTCTTTACATAAGAAAGGGAATAAGAATAGATAATTTAATTCATGGTGGATCACAAGAGAGGGGCAGGAGAGCAGGAACATACAATACACCAGGTATTGTTGGAATAGGAAAAGCACTTGATATTGCAGTTCAAAACTTAGAAGTTCAAAAGGATAGGCTTACAAAACTTAGAGATATGTTCATCCAAAAGTTACTTAAAATACAGGGAACAAGTATAAATGGTGCCTTAGGTGAAGATAGACTGCCGGGAAATATAAATGTAAGTTTTAAAGGTGTAGATGCAGAAACATTACTTATGATGTTAGATGCAAGGGGAATATGTGTATCTGCTGGGAGTGCATGTTCAGCAGGAGCATTAGAGCCATCACATGTACTAATTGCAATAGGATTGACACCAAAGTTAGCTCGAAGTTCTATAAGGTTTACTATAGGTTCAGGAACTGCTGAAGAAGAAATAAACTATGTTGTAGAAGTTGTTAAGGAATGTATAGAAAAATTAAAAGATAATAAATAA